The Kribbella shirazensis genomic interval CGGTCAGCGGCCAGCAACACGTCCACCGCATCCGCGTAGTGCCGCTTGCCCGCATTCACCGTGCCGACCACAGCGGCGTTGCGGACCACCAGTTGCCGCACCAAGGCGTCCAGCTGTACCTCGACCTTCGCCGGCCCCGGATGGATCCCGGCAAGGCACATGACACCGGCCGGCGGCAACAGCGACGCACAGTCGAACACCAACTGCCCGACACCGGTCGCCTCGATCACCACATCAGGTACGACGCCCAGCTGGCACAGGTCGGTCAGGTACGTCCCGCCAAGCGCCCGTACCAGCTCCGGCTTCGGCCCGTCCGTGACGCGGTCCAGCACATGTACGTCGTACCCGCGCTGCTGACCGATCAGTGCGGCCAGCAAGCCGATCGGCCCGGCACCTGTCACCAGCACGTGCCGTGGAGTGAAGGAGGAACGCGCCCCGACCTGGTCCACCTGCTCCCATGCCTTGGTGAGGATGCTGGCCGGCTCCACGAGGACACCGAGCCCTCCGAGCTCAGCAGGCACCGGTACGGCGAAGTACGGGTCGACCCGCCAGCGCTCGGCGCCGTACCCGTCGAGTTCCTTGATGCCACGCTCGGCGTACCGCCCGTTGCGGCAGAAGTCCCACTCGCCCCGTGCACACGCCGGACAAGGCACCGGGTCGGGCCGGCGGACCACACCGGCGACCAGGTCACCGGCAGCGATACCGGAGCCCACAGGTGCCTCCAGCACGCGTCCGAGCGACTCGTGCCCTATGACGAGGGTGTCCGAGCCGGGCGGGCCGCTGCCGAACGCTCCGGACACCAACTCGATGTCGGTACCGCAGATGCCTGTCAGCAGGCCCTCCACCAGAATCGACCCGTCGACGATCGGGGGCTCCGGTACCTCTCCTACTGCCGCCGAGTCGGCCTTGCCTGGCGTGACTGTCATGGCCCGCATCGGCTCAGGCTATCGGGGCCGCTCAGCTCTCCCGCCGTCTAGCATGGCCCGCAGTTGACCTACCCCGTGGAGGACCTGAT includes:
- a CDS encoding glucose 1-dehydrogenase → MRAMTVTPGKADSAAVGEVPEPPIVDGSILVEGLLTGICGTDIELVSGAFGSGPPGSDTLVIGHESLGRVLEAPVGSGIAAGDLVAGVVRRPDPVPCPACARGEWDFCRNGRYAERGIKELDGYGAERWRVDPYFAVPVPAELGGLGVLVEPASILTKAWEQVDQVGARSSFTPRHVLVTGAGPIGLLAALIGQQRGYDVHVLDRVTDGPKPELVRALGGTYLTDLCQLGVVPDVVIEATGVGQLVFDCASLLPPAGVMCLAGIHPGPAKVEVQLDALVRQLVVRNAAVVGTVNAGKRHYADAVDVLLAADRSWLERLITRTVPLSSWPDALVREPDDIKVVVDLRR